The stretch of DNA GATCAGTAATGATATGCGGGATATTATAGAAAAATCGACTGTTGGGGATGAAGATTGTCGTTTGGCTTTGCAGGTGTTTACCCATCGTTTGCGCAAATACATAGGAGCTTATGCGGCAGTTATGGGAGGAGTTGATGCAATTGTATTTACAGGAGGAATTGGCGAAAATAGCCCTGTTGTTCGACATAGAGCAACACAGCGACTGGATTTTTTAGGGGCTATTATTAATGAAGACAAAAATCAGGATATTAAATTATCTGCGGAGCAGCCTGTTCAAGAATTTTCGATGAACCATAGCCGAGTTAAGCTCTTGGCAATTAGAACCAATGAGCAATTTGCTATTGCAAAAGAAGCAGTTCGAATTATAGAAGAAAAAACAAAGGTAAACACTGTGCCTACAATCCCTATTGCTGTATCTGGACGACATATCCACTTAACGCAAGAAGCTGTAGATGCACTATTTGGACAAGGTTATGAATTAACAGAAAAAGCACCACTATCACAACCAGGGCAATTTGCTTGCAATGAGCAGGTAACAATTGTTGGACCTAAAAATCAGATTGAACGAGTGCGTGTGCTGGGGCCTACCCGCTCCAAAAATCAATTAGAAATATCGAGAACAGATGAATTTTTCTTGGGGGTAGATGCCCCTGTTCGAGCATCGGGGAAGGTAGAAAATACGCCTGGCATCAAGTTAGTTGGTCCCAATGGAGCCTATGTTATGCAAGAAGGTGTTATTTGCGCTTGGAGGCATATTCACATGACTCCTGAGGATGCTCAAACTTTTGCTGTGCAGGACAAAGATATTGTGGATGTGGAGGTTAGCAATGGCTTACGTCCCTTAACATTTGGCAATGTATTGGTCAGAGTATCGCCCAAATACAAGTTAGAAATGCATATTGATACAGACGAAGCTAATGCTGCTGAATTACCAAGGTATTCAGAGGGCGTATTAAACAAAACAGAAAGGAGTGCTCACCTTCTAAAAAAGAAGAAAAGGCACTGAAAAACAAGGTTTTATTAATTGTTTGTTAAATGGATTAAAAATTGGAACAACAATTGTAATATTATAAGAATAAGCAACGTTTTTAAGCTGTATTACATTTATTATGAGCTGCTTTTGATCATTTTTAAACTGTACTTTTAGTTAAAAAAACGCAATTAATTTTATCTTGATAATTAGTTTGTATCTTTAGTATACATTATTATAAAATGATGAGCCCTAATAAACTAATTTTAAACTTTAAATTAAAAATCATGAGGCTATTAACATCTGTTTTTGCATTAATCTTATTGATGTCTTATTCTGTTGTTGGACAAGATTTGGGAGTGGCACCAAGTATGGGAGCTCCTAATGCAACTAAAGCTGAGGATATCGCTATAAAATTAGATAAAACCACAGGAAAGATTGAATTGTTTAATCTACAACAAAATGTAGCAATTACACAAGAGTATGAATTAGATCACTTAGAACTAGAAATTTTTGATTCCAATGGAGAATATGCAGGATCTTTGGAGCTAAAAGATTTCTTGATTCCCCAAAATGAAGTCGATCAATCAGAAAAAGTAAAAGTTGCTAATATTCGTTTTAAACATACTGCTTCGGGGGAGGAATTGACCCTGTCAAACGTTGATTTTACCAAATAAATGCAGACCAATCGAGCATTTAAATATGGAGATGGTTTATTTGAAACGCTTCGGGTTCGTGATGGTAGAATATTGTATCTAAAAGATCATTTTATTCGGCTGTCCAATGGTTTAGACATTTTGAAAATGCAAAACCCAAATGCTCCTTTATCATTTGATGAATTTCAAAAAATCTTAACAGATTTTATACGTATACAAAGTGATACGAATCTTAGGATTCGTATCACTTTTTTTAGGCAAGAGGGTGGTCTATACAGCCCTCAACAACAGGATTATCACTACCAAATAGAAGCTACGGTTCTTCAAGATGCCCAATATAAGTTGAATACCCAAGGCTTAACCTTAGGAATTTGTACTGCGGTTCAACTGCCAATTGATCAGTTATCTAATTTAAAGACAATTAGTGCATTGCCTTATGTTCTGGCAGGTATAGAAAAGCAACAGGCTGGTTGGGATGATTGTTTTTTGATCAATTCAAAGGGGAACATTGCAGAATCTATTGCTGCTAATATTTTTATGGTGAAAGGACAACAAATCTACACACCAGCACTAACCGAGGGGTGCATAGCAGGAGTAATGCGTTGCCAAATTATTCGGTTGGCCAATAAATTAGGATTAAAACTAATTGAAACAAGCATTCAACAGGAAGATCTATTACAAGCAGATGAAATTTTCTTGACCAATGCTATTCGTGGTATTCAATGGGTAAAACAATTGGCTACATATCCTCATAAGTTTGGGTGTAGAGTTGCCAAGCAGTTGCTCGAACAAATTGAGTGCGAATTGTCCCATTTTTAATGAGAATCCATGCAAAAAAATGCTAAAAGGCAAAATATTATGTAGAAAATAATTCATAATTCACTCTATTAGTGTTATATTAAATAATTAGCCCCCTATTAGAAATTGATGTTAGTGTAGAGTCGTTATAGAACACTATTTTAAATTACATGAAGATAGTTTTTATGTGAAAAATAAATTTTAGTGTAATGTGTTTATAGACAGGTGTGTATAGGAAGAGAAGAACAAAATTTCTAACTTGCAAAAAGTAAAACCACCATATTTTATAGTAGAAAAGACCCCTTTATTATGGATTTAGATACAATAGATTCACATTTTCAAGATGTCAAAAATGTTGAGAATATCCCCATTGATCGACAGGTTTTACAAGTATTGGCTAAACACGGAACATTAACAGCCGAAGAACTTCAGTTAACTTACCAACAGAGTTCACTTTACCCTAAAAAAATAGAATGGCTAAATATTGCTTATCGTTTTTTTATGGGAGCAGGCTTATTGCTATTGCTTTCAGGGATTGTCTTTTTCTTTGCTTATAACTGGAGTGGATTGCACAAGTTTGCCAAATTAGGGCTTGTTGAATCAGGAATTATTATTATTGGCATTGCTTTGCTAAGTACAAAGACCTCAGACTTTGTGCTAAAGTTAGGGCTTACAGCAATTTCTGTTTTGGTTGGAGTTGCTTTTGCTGTATTTGGTCAGATTTATCAAACGGGGGCAGATGCCTATGATTTTTTTCTGGGGTGGACTTTTTTTGTAACAGCATGGGTGGCTATTTCTAGTTTTCCATTTTTATGGATCTTTTATTTGATGTTGATTAACATCACTACGCTGCTTTATTTTGAACAGGTGCAACTCTCCACAGAAACCTCTACCTTATTCTTTATTTTTGGTCTACTTAATGTATTGGCTTTGGCAATTTGGGAGTATGTCATCCAAGGAGATAGAAAAAATTGGGTGCAGATTTTGTGTACTCGGTTAATCGGGGTTGCCATTGCTCTAATCTTGACAAATGCTGTGATTTATACTATTTTTGATACACAAGATACAATTTTTGCTTGGTTAAATGTTGTGCTGTATGTAGGGGGTATGGTTATGGTAAAAATTTATTACAACGATCAAATTAGAGATATTGGATTTGTTACAATAGGAGCCATTTCTTTACTGGTGATTGGCAATGCGCTGGTGCTAAAAACGTTAGACAGTGGCTCAGGTGATTTCATCGGAATCTTCCTTTTATTGGGGATTGCCAATATAGTGGTTACCGTTGTATTAGTGATGAAACTAATACAATTAAGCAAGGATTGGAATCCAGAACAAGTCGATTTGTCAAACCATAAAATAGAGGCAACAGATGAGCAAGAAAAATAAAATGGGGTTAGTAGATCTATTGGAATGGTATAAAGAAGAAGGAATAAACCCTAAGCTTAATACGAAGGCTTTCCAGAGGGAGTATCATGACTCGGCGGCTAAAAAAACACCTATTTTAGTTCAGGTATTAATGTTTATTGGCTCAATATTAGGGGCGATATTCTTTTTGGGATTTATGGCATTAAGTGAAGTTTTCCAATCTGAAATTTTTATTCTAATAACGGGGCTAATCATTGCCATTGTTGGGCTTACAATTCCTTATCAATCTAAACAAGAAGCAACTGCTGAACCTGTAGGAATGGCTTTGTTAATCGTAGGCTGTACTTTATTTACAATAGGTTTTATAAGCTATGGAAATAATAGTTTCTTTACTTTTTTGATCTTATCTCTGATAACCTCTATCATAGTTGTTGTGATAGCGGGGAGTCATTTGCAAAAAATTTCAGCGGTTTTGTGTGCAAATTTATGTGCTTATTGGCTCATTTGGGAAATGAATTGGGGAGTTGGTTATAACTTTTTAGTCTTGTTAAATGCCTCTATTGCCACAATTGCTTGGTTAAAAGAACCTCAAATATTAGCGCAACAGTCTCGTTTGGGACAATGGTATGCTGCGATACTCAATGGTTGTTCGATTTCTATGATAGCAGTACTAGTCGGTTCTGTTAATATTTACCAGAATTACCATTGGGATGGAGTAACAATAAACCCGAGTTATTGGTGGCTCTCTTCCATTTTATTAGTTGCATTGGTTTTGTGGACGTTAAGTGAAACGTTAGATCGAGTCGGCGAGAAAAATAAAAAAATTCCAATTTTGCTAGGAGCAGGTATTGCTTTATTGGTTCTGATCCAAGCACCTGGTATTGTGGCGGGGATTTTGTTGTTATTTTTGGGTGTTTATTCAAGCTATTATCTATTTGCTGGGCAAGGAATTTTAGCCATCTTCTTTTTTACAGGAATGTTCTATTATAATATGGAAACCACCCTATTGCTTAAATCCATATTAATGGTTAGTGCAGGGCTTATTTTTTTAGCCTTAGGTTATGGTATAAAAAGAGTATATGATCAGGATCGCACACTAAATTCAACGTTATGAAAGGGTATAAAAGAATTATTTTTATCGTTAATTTATTGGCCGTGCTCGTTGTTTTTAATTGGATGATTCTTCAAAAGGAACATACGATTAATAATGGAGAACTAGTTTTGCTAGAATTGTATCCGTTGGATCCCCGCTCTTTGATGCAAGGAGATTATATGAATTTGCGTTATGAAATGACTCGTCAATGGAATTTAAATGATTCTATACCAACAAGAGGTTATTGTATTTTAAGGAAAGGGAGCAATAATATAGGGAGTTTTGAACGTTTACAAAGTAGCAGAACGCCTTTAGCATCCAATGAATTAGCAATTAAATATTATAGAACTGCTCATTTTGTGAAGATTGGGGCAGAATCATTTTTGTTTGAGGAGGGACAAGCAGAGACCTATGAACAGGCTAAATATGGAGGACTAAAAGTCGAGCCTAATGGTTCAGCGGTTTTGGTAGGGTTATACGATGCAAGCGGTACAAAAATTATCAGTAATTATGATATAGAGTAGGCATGAAGGAAGATTTTTTGAATCAAAATTATAAGGATAAGGATACAGACGGTGCGTTCAAACGTGTTTTTGATCTGTCTCCTGATGCTATGCTGAAGATTAGAACAGCAGATTTTAGATTAATTGCAGCTAATCAGCAGGCCTGCCATTTATATGGCTATACTAATAGCGAGTTTGGTGCCTCAGAGATTAATGACTTGGGATTGGATGAAATGGTTTTGCAAAAAATCATAGAGGTATCTAGTGATTATGCTATTGGTCAAATTATAGAACTAGAAGGGGTTAGTAAACAAAAGAATGGCACCTTATTTCCCGTGCAGATTCGATACTGTAAAACGGATGAAAAATATGCATTAGCGGTCATTAGAAGACTGTCTACATCACAAGAAATAAAAACGGTCAATGCTAACTTTTCAAAGGTTTTGGCACTTAAGGAACAGCAAAATAAAAAGCTCCAACTCAATAGAGATATTTTGAGATTGGTTACCCAGCATCAGCCTTTACCAGATGTTTTGGATGCTATGGCTCAACGCCTAGAAGATTTGGTAGAGGGGATGAAGGTGGCGATACTTTTGTTAGAGGGGGCTCAACTTTTTGTTGGGGCAGCTCCTACTTTGCCCAAGAAATTCTTGGATGCTCTTGATGGAATTCATGTAGGTCCTTATAGTGTTCCTTGTGCTCATGCTGTTTATTTTAAGAAGCAGATTATCATTGAGAATATAGAGACTGACCCAACTTGTATGAATTGCAGAGATTTTTGCTTAATGCATGATGTAAGGGCTTGTTGGTCAACTCCTATTATCTCTTCTGAGGGGCTTGTTTTGGGAACATTTGCTATGTGTTGGGCAGAGCCTCAAAAAACTACGACCGAGACGCTAGACTTAATTACTATGGCGATAAACTTGGCAGAAATAGCGATTGAGCAGAGTTATTATCAAGAAAGTCTCACAGCAATCAATGAAGAGTACATTCTTCAAAACAAAGAATTAGAACTGGCTAAATTACAACTAGAAGAAGATAAAAAAATAGTACTTGATCGAGAACATAAGTTGAAGGAAGGGCAGCGTTTGTCCAAAGTTGGGAGCTGGGAGTTTAATTTTAAAACTAGAGAATTGATTTGGTCTGAGGAGCAGTATCGTATCTATGAACTAACAGGTATTGCTAGTGTTGAATTGTATGATGCATATCAGGCTAGAATTCACCCAGAAGATAGAGAAATAAAAAAAACGGCTTATCGTAATTCAATTAATGGTAGCAAGAGGTTCAATTATGAACATCGTATTGTAACAGGCGATGGACAGACTAAATATATATTGGGCGTTGGTAAGCTAGAAACCAACGATTCGGGAGAACCTCTTTTTTTAAAAGGAACGGATCAGGATGTAACCGAATTAAAATTGGCTCAACAGGCAG from Aureispira anguillae encodes:
- a CDS encoding GDYXXLXY domain-containing protein codes for the protein MKGYKRIIFIVNLLAVLVVFNWMILQKEHTINNGELVLLELYPLDPRSLMQGDYMNLRYEMTRQWNLNDSIPTRGYCILRKGSNNIGSFERLQSSRTPLASNELAIKYYRTAHFVKIGAESFLFEEGQAETYEQAKYGGLKVEPNGSAVLVGLYDASGTKIISNYDIE
- a CDS encoding acetate/propionate family kinase, which translates into the protein MNILVINCGSSSIKAAVVNNENGNFLLTMLIERVLDKPLIHINETAIDCPESGHEAVLNFSLPLIQDYLGAHELNGVGHRVVHGGDKFDAPVLIDETVENAIKEVSVLAPLHNPVNLLGITVARQIFDNLPHVAVFDTSFHQTMPKRAVAYALPKQLREKHELRRYGFHGTSHEYVAELAAAHLQTELNMVRIITCHLGSGASVAAVEYGRSVETSMGMTPLEGLIMGTRSGDLDPGILLHIAREEELSMNDLDQLLNKKSGLLGLSGISNDMRDIIEKSTVGDEDCRLALQVFTHRLRKYIGAYAAVMGGVDAIVFTGGIGENSPVVRHRATQRLDFLGAIINEDKNQDIKLSAEQPVQEFSMNHSRVKLLAIRTNEQFAIAKEAVRIIEEKTKVNTVPTIPIAVSGRHIHLTQEAVDALFGQGYELTEKAPLSQPGQFACNEQVTIVGPKNQIERVRVLGPTRSKNQLEISRTDEFFLGVDAPVRASGKVENTPGIKLVGPNGAYVMQEGVICAWRHIHMTPEDAQTFAVQDKDIVDVEVSNGLRPLTFGNVLVRVSPKYKLEMHIDTDEANAAELPRYSEGVLNKTERSAHLLKKKKRH
- a CDS encoding aminotransferase class IV gives rise to the protein MQTNRAFKYGDGLFETLRVRDGRILYLKDHFIRLSNGLDILKMQNPNAPLSFDEFQKILTDFIRIQSDTNLRIRITFFRQEGGLYSPQQQDYHYQIEATVLQDAQYKLNTQGLTLGICTAVQLPIDQLSNLKTISALPYVLAGIEKQQAGWDDCFLINSKGNIAESIAANIFMVKGQQIYTPALTEGCIAGVMRCQIIRLANKLGLKLIETSIQQEDLLQADEIFLTNAIRGIQWVKQLATYPHKFGCRVAKQLLEQIECELSHF
- a CDS encoding DUF2157 domain-containing protein, with protein sequence MDLDTIDSHFQDVKNVENIPIDRQVLQVLAKHGTLTAEELQLTYQQSSLYPKKIEWLNIAYRFFMGAGLLLLLSGIVFFFAYNWSGLHKFAKLGLVESGIIIIGIALLSTKTSDFVLKLGLTAISVLVGVAFAVFGQIYQTGADAYDFFLGWTFFVTAWVAISSFPFLWIFYLMLINITTLLYFEQVQLSTETSTLFFIFGLLNVLALAIWEYVIQGDRKNWVQILCTRLIGVAIALILTNAVIYTIFDTQDTIFAWLNVVLYVGGMVMVKIYYNDQIRDIGFVTIGAISLLVIGNALVLKTLDSGSGDFIGIFLLLGIANIVVTVVLVMKLIQLSKDWNPEQVDLSNHKIEATDEQEK
- a CDS encoding DUF4401 domain-containing protein is translated as MSKKNKMGLVDLLEWYKEEGINPKLNTKAFQREYHDSAAKKTPILVQVLMFIGSILGAIFFLGFMALSEVFQSEIFILITGLIIAIVGLTIPYQSKQEATAEPVGMALLIVGCTLFTIGFISYGNNSFFTFLILSLITSIIVVVIAGSHLQKISAVLCANLCAYWLIWEMNWGVGYNFLVLLNASIATIAWLKEPQILAQQSRLGQWYAAILNGCSISMIAVLVGSVNIYQNYHWDGVTINPSYWWLSSILLVALVLWTLSETLDRVGEKNKKIPILLGAGIALLVLIQAPGIVAGILLLFLGVYSSYYLFAGQGILAIFFFTGMFYYNMETTLLLKSILMVSAGLIFLALGYGIKRVYDQDRTLNSTL